The Hymenobacter swuensis DY53 genome includes the window AGCTGCACCTGGCTCAGGGTGGCGCGCAGCCACTTGTTGCGGGCTTCGGCCTCTTCCTGAAAACCGTCGCGGCGGAGCATGGCCACGGTTTCGGCTTCCGTGATAGTGCCGGCCTGCACCTCGTGGTCGAGGATGGCATTAAGGGTCACGCGCATGTTCCACTTGTCCCACATCAGCCAGATTTCGTCGGTGTTGCCGCCGTAGCCGCTTTCCAGCATCATCCGCTCGGTGTACACGGCCCAGCCCTCAATCATGGCCCCGTTCCCGAAGATGGCCTTGATGAGCGAAGGGCTGAGGTTGGCGTACACAAGCTGCGTATAGTGGCCCGGAATGGCCTCGTGGATGTTCAGAATCTGCAGCGTGTAGGTGTTGTACTCGCGCAAGTAGCTCTCGGCGCGGGCGGCGGTCTGGCCCGTGAGCGGCTCCACGTTGTAGTAGGTATTGGCCGCCTTGTCGTACGGCCCGGGAGCCGAGATGCTGGCCCCGGCCCCGCTGCCGCGCATGTACAGCGGCGTTTCGCGCACGACTAGCGGCTTACTGGGGTCCTGGGTGAGCAGCTTGTGGTCATCTACCCACTTTACCAGCGTGGGCATCTGGTCCTTCACCGCCTGCACAAAGCCCGCGGGCGTGGCATGCTGCTGCGAGAGGCGGCCGATAACCTGCTGCACCACCACCAGCGAGTCGGCGGGGCGGGGCTGGCCTGAGAAATACTTTGGGTAGAGACGCGCCGCCCGCTTTTTCATGTCGCGCAGCAGCTCCTGCTTATGGGCCAGGGCCTTGCGGTACACCTCATCGGCGGAATACGTGGACTGGATATCGAGGGCAAACTTGCGGTCAAACAGCGGCTTGCCGATGCGGAACGAGCGGAACTGCCCGGCCGGCAATACTTCCTGCTGCAGAAAGCGCACGTAGCCTTCCATACTGAGGCGAGTGGTAGCCACCCGGGCCAGCAGATCTTGCTTTTCCTGCGCCGTGAGGCCGGATTTAGCCACCGAATCCTGTAGCGCCTTCCCGAACACCTCCAGCCCGCCCTGGTTCTGGCGGATGGCCAGATCAGTATGCTCACGGGTGGGCTGCTTGATGTTGGTTTTGGCCGCCTCGTAGTAATCCACCACCCGGATAAGCTTGCCGCTGATGGCCCGCAGCCGCCGGTCGAGAGGCCAGTAGCGGCCGTTCAGGATTTCGGCCACCGAGCCCCCGATGTTGTAGTTGGCCGGATTCCACTGCCAGTCGCGCAGCGTATCGGCGTAAAAGCGCGCCGACTGCAGGTAGTTCTGCATCAGCCGGAAATCGGTCTGGTTGTTCACCGACAGGTTTTCGAGCGGATACGTTTCCATTTCCTTACGCCGCCGGGCCAAAGCCGCTGCTTCCATCTGCCGGCGGCCGGCGGTGGGCACTACCAGCAGGGAATCGTAGCGGTGGTAGCCGGCCCCGCTGGCCCACTCGGGGTTGTAGTACCATAACGAGTCAATGAAGCGGCTCTTGTAACGGTCGAAGTCGGCATCGGCCGTGGCAGGCGTGCCGGAAGTGGGCTGGCTGCCGGAGTTGCAGGCGGCCAGCGCCAGCAGGCCGGCCAGGGGCAGGAAACGAAAAATGTAGCGGTGGGGCATGTATGAACGAGTTTGGAACGCAAGGTAGTGTCGAATGGACGCAGGTTGGCGGCCGGCGTTGCGGCATCTATAATAAAGCAAACGGCTACCTTGGCTCCCTGCCAACTTTTCCGGCCTGTCTGCTACCCCGCTGCCACGGCAAAGCAGGAGCCAGCTACCCGATGCCACCGCCACGCGTTGGGTTCCGGCGCGGGCGCTTCGGCCAGCTTTCCCCACCTGTTATTTTCCTTTCCCGATGTCTACTACTGCTACCCTTAGTCGCCGCCGTTTCCTGCACACGCTTGCCGTAGGGGCGGCGGGTACCCTGCTGCTGCCGGCCTGCGTGCGTGTCGGGGCGTCGGACACGGGCTCCTGGCTGGTGTATATCGGCACCTACGGCCCCGCCGAGCAGGACAACATCTGGCTGTACCGGCTGGACGCGGCCACCGGGGCCCTCACGCGGGTGGCCGGGGCCCGGGGCGGGGCGGCCCCCTCCTACCTGACCCTGGACGCCCGCCACCGCTTTCTGTACGCCGTAAACGAGGTGGATAACTACCAGGGCACGCCCAACGGCGGGGTCAGCGCCTTTGCCATCAGCCAGCAGAGCGGGGGCCTGACCCTGCTGAATCAGCAGGCATCAGCGGGTACTATTCCGTGCTTTATCAGCCTCGATCCGCAGGGCCGGTACGCGCTGGTGGCCAACTACGGCAGCGGCACGGTGGCGGCCCTGCCCCTGAACCCCGATGGTACCCTGCAGCCCGCTTCCTCCCAGGACCAGCACACCGGGCGGGGGCCGCACAAAAACCAGAGCAACGCCCGCGCCCACTGTATGGTAGCCGGCCCCGGGGGCCAGCACTTTTTCGCCGTGGACCTGGGCACCGATACCGTGTACGCCTACACGCTGGCGCAGGGCCGCCTGCAGCGCACGTCCACGCCCGCCTTCCAGGCCAAACCCGGCGCGGGGCCGCGCATTCTTACCTTCCACCCCAGTCGGCCCTTGGCCTTCCTCATCAACGAGCTGGATTCCACGATTACCTCCCTGGCCTACGATGCGCGCCAGGGTACGCTGCGCGAAATCCAGACGGTGCCCTGTCTGCCCGCCGACTTTACCGGCTGGAACGCCTGCGCCGATGTGCACGTGTCGCCGAACGGGCGGTTTGTGGTGGGCTCCAACCGGGGCCACAACAGCCTGGTGGTGTTTGCGCTGGATGAGAAAACCGGCCGCCTCACGCTGGTGGAGCACGTGGCCCTGCCCGGCAAAACGCCCCGCAGCTTCACCTTCGACCCCAGCGGCCGGGTAGTGCTGGTAGCCCACCAGCAATCTGATACTGTGGTAACGTACTTTGCTGATGCCCGCACCGGCCGCCTCACGCCCACCGGCACCAGCGTGGCGCTGCCGGCCCCCGTGTGCCTGCAGGTGTACCCCGATTTCCTCCGCTAACCCCGGCAACGGCGGCCGTAATAAAACCGCCTCGAACGGGCATTTTCCGGACACGTTTTTGCCGGCTTCGGCGTTTGCCCGACAGCGGGCAGGTAGCCGGCTTCTTCTGTGTATGCGCTTCTCTTTCTGTACTAATTTGCGGCTGGCCCGGACGGGTGTGGTCGTGCTGCTGCTGAGCCTGACGTTCACGCTCCAAGCCCAGCAACCGGCCTCGGTGCGCCGCCTCGACGAAAGTAACGGCTTCCGGGGCCTGCGCTTCGGCTCCCCGCTCACGGAAAGTCTGCACTTAAAGCTGCTGCAGGACAAGGGCGACGAGAAGATTTACGAGCGGGAAGGCGAGGACCTGCGCGTGGGCCGGTTTTCGGCCGCGCGCATCCACTACAAGTTCTTCAAAGACCAGTTCGCTACCGTTACCATCATCGTGAAGGGTGCGGAGCACGCCGGACAAGTGCTGCCCATGTTCGAGGGCCTGTACGGCCCCGGCCGCCCCGATGGGTTCAGCCATAAATGGCAGGGCAGCCTGGTGGCCCTCTCCTGTGCCTCCCTGCCCAACGACCAGGTGATTCTGGCCATGAGCAGCCTGCCGCTGGCCGCCCAGATGCAGCAGGCCCGGGCCGTTACCAACACCACCAAGCTCAAAGTCAAACGCAAGTAAGCCCCCGAGGCAACTGGCCGTAGCGCCGTTCGGATGATGGTTGTTCTGAAGCGCAGGCGGCAAAGTGTGCGCTACCGTCGGCCGCGGGTATCAATTGGCTGCGGAAAGCCACTGCTTCGCGCTACATTCGCTGGACAAACTGCTTTCCTGCCATGCGCTGCTTCTCCCCGCTCCTGCTTTCCGGTATCCTGTTCAGTCTGTCTTCGGCCGGGTGCTCCTCTACCCCACCCGAAACCAGCCGCCCCCCGCTGGCCGACGCCCCGCCGGCTATTCCGGTGGAGTCGGCGGCGGTGGCGCAGGGGCCGGGCCGCTTCCCGGAAACATTTGAGCAGGGCGGTAAGGGCTCCTACGCTGAGGGCGACGAGCAGCTGGGTTCCGGCTCCTGGCACTTCACCGATGCGCTCATCGGCTCCTCCGACCAGGACCACAAGCGTGGGGAGCACGCCGCCCGCCTGCGGGGCCGGGGCCAGCTGCGCATGAATTTCGACGCGCCCACCGGCGTGCGCACCATCCGTATCAGCGCGGCCGCCTACGGGCAGGACGCGGCCAGCACCTGGGAGCTGTGGGGCAGCGTGGATGGCGGCCGTACGTTCCGCCGCATTGGGGCACCGATGCAAGCCCAGGGCACGCGCCTGCTCACCACCACCTTCCAGGGCATCACCCCCGGCCCGCTGCGGCTGGAAATCCGCAAAACCGATGGCGGCTCCGGCCGGCTGAATATTGATGATGTGGTACTGGAAATGGCCGGCGGTATGGCCGTGGCCGGTGGCCCCATTGCCCCAGTCATCCAGCCCCCAAGCCCCCAAGCCCCCAAGTCTCCCAACTCCCAGGCCCCGTCCGCTTCCACCGATAACGACAATATGGGCCTGGGCAACCCCAGCGGCGCCACGGCCAGCCTGAGCAGCCCCACCAACTACCTGCTGGTGAAGCCCCAGTTCACCATCGGCTACAACGCCCAGCGCGGCACGCCCACCTGGGTGAGTTGGCACCTCACGCGCACCGATATCGGCTCGGCCCCGCGCCAGGACGACTTCCGGCCCGACCCGGCTTTGCCCCGGGAGTTTTACCAGGTGACGCGTAACTCCTACTCGGGCTCGGGCTTCGACAAGGGCCACAACTGCCCCTCGGCCGACCGTACCCGGGAGCTGGATGACAACTCGGCTACTTTCCTGATGACCAACATGCTCCCGCAGGCCGGCAATAACAACCAGCGCACCTGGAGCAGCCTGGAGGAGTGGACCCGCGCCCAGGTGCAGCGCGGCCAGGAGGTGTACGTCATCATGGGCAGCTACGGCAAAGGCGGCACCGGCACTAACGGCTTCAAAACTACCATCGATAACGGCCACGTAACGGTGCCGGCCCGCGTGTGGAAGGTGCTCGTGCTACTGCCCGAGGGCAGCAACGACGTGCAGCGCATTGCCGCCGGCCAGGCCCGCCTGCTGGCCGTGGATACGCCCAACGACCAGACCGTGAGCCCCGACTGGAGCCAGTACCGCGTCAGCATCGACGCCATTGAAGCGGCCACCGGCCTGGACCTGCTCAGCAAAATCCCGCTGGCCGCCCAGGACCGGCTGGAAGCCCAAGTAGACACCGCCCCCACCCGGTAACTTCCGGTGGCAGCGCCTGCGCCGGCTGTGGTTCCGCTAGTCCGGGGCCATGTGGCGCGGTAGATAGACGTTCCGACATAGGTTGATGAACTATTCCGTTGGCGGGCGCGTACCTTTGCCTTGATGCGCCCCACCGCACCGTCGTTTTTTCCTTGAGACATCCCCGCCCATTCTGCCCCTCCCTGGGGGTGGAATGGGCGTTTTTTTGGGCTTTCGGCCACTTACTGCATGCTTACTCAATCCGTTTCCTCGTCGGCGCTGCGTCCCCGGCATACCTACCGGCTAGCGGTGGGCAGCACCTTCCTGCTGCAGGGCCTGTGCTTTTCTACCTGGGCCGCCCGCATTTCCACGGTGCAGCAGCAACTGGGCCTCACCGATACGGAGCTGGGCGGGGTACTGCTGGCCGTGCCCATTGGCTCGGTTACCTCGCTACCGCTCACGGGCTGGCTGGTGGCCCGGTTCGGCAGCCGACGCCTGTCGGTACTGGGGGTGCTGCTCTACGCGCTGGGGCTGCCGCTGCTGGGGCTGGCGGCCACGGTGCCGCAGCTGCTGGCGGCGCTGGTGCTGTTCGGGCTGGCCAGCAACATGGCCAACATCAGCATCAACACCCAGGCCGTGGGCGTGGAGGGGCTGTACGGCAAATCTATCATGGCCAAGTTTCACGGCATCTGGAGTCTGGCGGGGTTTGCCGGGGCGGCCATCGGCTCATTTATGCTGGCCCGCCACGTAGCGCCGCTGCCGCACTTCCTGCTGATGTCGGGGGTGGTGCTGCTGGGGCTGCTGGTGGCCCGGCCGTTCCTGCTGCCCCACGATGCCCCCCGCGAGGCCGACGCGCCCATCTTCGTGCTACCCGATAAGTCGCTGCTGCTGCTGGGGGTGCTGGCGTTTTGCTCCCTGCTCTGCGAAGGCACCATGTTCGACTGGAGCGGGGTGTACTTTCGCAAGGTGGTGGCGGCTCCCCCGGCGCAGGTGGGCCTAGGATTTGCCGCCTTCATGAGCACCATGGCGGCCGGCCGCTTCGTGGCCGACTGGTTCACGGACCGATTCGGCCGCAAAAAAACGCTCGTTATCAGTGGGCTGCTGGAAGCGGCCGGCCTGTTGCTGGCCGTGGCCTGGCCCGGGTTGCTGACGGCCACGCTTGGGTTTATGCTGGTGGGGCTGGGCGTTTCGTCGGTGGTGCCACTGGTATACGGAGCCGCCGGCCGCTCCAAAACCATGCCGGCCGGCGTAGCCCTAGCGGCGGTTTCCACGGTAGGGTTTGCGGGGTTTCTGCTGGGGCCGCCGGTTATCGGGCTGGTGGCCGGGGCTACCAGTCTGCGCGTTTCCTTCGCCCTCATTGCTCTCATGGGGCTGGCCGTGGCCCTGCTGGCCCAGCGCGTGGAGGAGGAGTAAGTACGTGCGGGCAGAAGAAGGCAGAACGTCATTCCGAGCTTGCCGAGGAATCTCGCTCGTGAGTAATTAAATTACCAATACAACATCCGCACGCGAGATTCCTCGGCAAGCTCGGAATGACGTTCTTTGAACCGATTTTCCTAGCTCCCCGCTGCCATGCCCGTTTCCTCCGAGAATATTTACACCCCGCGCCAGCAGTATGTGCTGCTGATTCTGTGCCTGGTGGGGCTGGCCGTGCTGATTCTGGTGGGGCTGGGCAGCTACCTCACGGCGTTCCTGGGGGCGGGCATTCTGTATGTGGTGTTCCGGCCGTGGTTTCAGGCCTTGGTGCACCGGCGGGGCTGGAACCGGCAGGCCGTGACGGGCGGTTTGCTCACGTTCTCCTTCGTGGTGATTATCATGCCCTTCACGGCCCTTAGCCTCATGCTGGTCAGCCGCATCCGGGCTTACGCCCAGGACACCAGCCAGATTATGACCGTACTGCACAAAATCGAGCAGAAAACCGGCTACCAGTTCACCACCGAGCAGGGCGTGCGTGGGCTGGTGCAGCAGAGCGTGAGCTGGCTCAGCGGCCGGATTCCCTCCCTGGCCAGCGGCTTGCTGCACTTCACAGTGATTATCGGGCTGATGCTGTTCACTATGTACTTTATGTTCACCCAGGAAGAGAGTTTCCTGCGGGGGCTGCGCCGTTACCTGCCGTTCCGGGCCGGCACCCTGCGCGAGCTGGGCGACTCGCTGCGCAATACGGTGAATGCCAACGTGCTTGGGCAGGCCCTTATTGCCTTCGTACAGGCTTCACTTACAGGCCTCACCTTATGGATTTTCGGGGTACCCGATGCGGTTTTCTGGGGTACGGTGGCGTTTTTCACGGCGTTTATCCCGGTGCTGGGCACGCCGCTGGTATGAGGGCCGGCCGCCATCCTCAAGCTCACCCAGGGCCACACCGGCCAGGGCGTGGGCATCCTGCTGGTGGGCGCCATCGTCATCATGAACATCGACAACCTGCTACGCATTTTCCTCGCCCGGCGCATGGGCAATATTCACCCGCTTATCACGCTGGCGGGGGTGGTACTAGGCGTCGAAATCTTCGGAATTCTGGGGCTGGTGCTGGGGCCGTTGCTGCTCTCCTACTTCATCGTGCTCATCACCGTATTTGAGCGCGAAAACCGCATCCGCCGCCGCACCCGTCTGGGGCACGCCTCAGAAACAGCTACCGGAGCTGAGTAGCCAGTTGAGCCGGCCCAGGGTTAACCGGGACTAGTTAAAGGCCGCTTCATCAGGATGTCCGTCTGCTCATCATCCCCCAGCTTGAACAGGTGTTTGTCAAACTCCACGAAGCCATTTTTCTGGTAAAACCGAATGGCGCGAGGGTTTTCCTCCCATACGCCCAGCCACACGTAAGCGGCCCGCATCTGCGTTGCCACACGCATGGCCTCTTCATATAGCATTTGCCCAACCTTTTGGCCGTGGAACTCCTGTAGCACATAAATTCGCTCAATTTCGAGGGCTTGCTCGTCTTGTAGCTCCGTTTGTGCCGGGCCGGTATTCAGTTTCAAATACCCAATGACCCGCTCGCCCTGCCGGGCAACATAGAATGCTGAATTAGGGTCTTGCACCTCGGCGCTCAGTTTCTCGGCGGAAAAACCTTCGTCCAGGTACGTCCGCATATTCTCCTCGGAGTTGCTGGCAGAGAAGGTTTCGAAGAACGTTTGTCGGCCGATTTGCTGCAGGTGGCTGAGGTCCTGAAGGCTGGCCTTTTCGATGGTAATCTGGTTCATGTTTGCAGTAAATACTAGTTGTGCGTGAGTAGTGTACTTTTCGGGTGCCGGCGCTTTTGCTCCCTTGAAACCTTCGTCCGTTTGTTTCGCTTCGCATGACCCTGCCCGAGATTCTCCGGACTACGTATCCGCTTCCTGATGCCTCCTTACAGAAAATGCTGGCCCTGGCGGAGTACGTGGAATTGCCACAGGGCACCCTGCTGTTCCGCGACGACCAGTTGGCCCGTCATATCTATGTGCTACAACACGGTCTGGCCCGGGCTTACGCCCGCCGCGCCGACCGGGAAGTAACCTTCTGGTTTTCCTGTGAAGGAGCAGTTCTCGCCTCCATTCGGGGCTACACCGAGCAAACCGTGAGCTACGAAACCATTGAGCTACTGGAAAACAGCAGCTTATTTCGCCTCGATATGCCCACACTGCGGCAGCTCTACCGCACCGACGTGCACCTGGCCAATTGGGGGCGGGTGATGGTGGAACGCGTGTGGCTTCTAACGGAGCAGCAACTCATTGCCCGCCAGTTCCGCACCGCCGAGGAACGCTACGCCGAGCTGTTGCAGCAAAGCCCGCACCTGCTGCAACGCGTGGCGCTGGGTCACATTGCCTCTTATCTGGGCATCACGCAGGTTACGCTGAGTCGCGTGCGCGCCAAGTTCAAAGCAGCCCGGTACCTCTAGTGCGAAACTGCCTTCAGCCCCAGCACTGAGCCAATCAGGGTGCAGAGAAAAAAGAGGCGCGGGCCCGTCAGCGGGTCGCCAAACACCAGTACGCCCAGCAGGGCCTTACCCACGGCCCCAATCCCCGTCCAGACGGCGTAGGCAGTACCCAGGGGTATGTGCGCCAGACTGAGGTTGAGCAGGCAGAAACTCAGGACTGAGAAAACGGCAAAAACCGCATACCAGGTAACGGACTCAGAGCCCATAGTCAGCTTGGCTTTGCCCAGGCAGAAGGCAAAGGCCACTTCGGCTAACCCGGCCAATATCAAAAACAACCACTGCATTGCTCGGAGGAAACGTGAGGCCACAAAGTTGCGGCCCCCAGTGCGGGTTTCTTTTTACCAATGTTAAAAACGGAAGCAGCTTCTCTGCCCAGCTACTGCCGGGCAAAAAAGCTGCTTCTGGTGCATTGCTTTGCTACGCTTTAGGTTTCCGTCAGCACGGTTTTGAAGCCCTGGAGCTTGCCGCCTTCGGCCTCGCCCAGCACCAACACGGGCACCTGCGGGCCGGTGCCCAAACGGTATACCTGCGTGCCGCTGAGCTCCTGCTTTAAGTACATCTGCAAGGCCTTGAAGCGGTTGGCCAGCTCGGGGTTACCTAGCACACCATTGTCGGCGGTGTGGTTGCGCAGGAAGTAAGTCAGCTCCTGTTTTTCCACTTTGGTGTCGGCGGGCAGGCCGGCCAGCTGGGCTAGGGTCGCATCGGTGAGACTACCGGCGGGGGCCGCAAAGCTTACCGGTTCCAGCGGCGCGTCGCCCTCGCTCATGTACACTAAGCCGGTGGTCATGTCGCGCAGGGTAGCCAGGGCCGGGTCGGTGGCATCAGGCTTACCTTGTTTGGTTTCCGGTTCTGTTGCTTCAGTGGTTTCGCGGCCACCTTTGGTGTCGCGCGGGTCGACGGGAGCGGCAGCGGTGCCACTCACCACGGCCGGTACCTGGGCCCCGATGGCGGCGGCCAGCTGGTTCATGCGCTGCTCGGCCACCTTAATTTTGGGGTTGGCGAAGTTCATATCCGCTACATTGTTCATCGGAATCAGGTGGATGTGGGCGTGGGGCACTTCCAGCCCGATAACAGCCACGCCCACCCGCTTGCAGGGCACGGCGGCTTTCACGCCCTTGGCCACGCGCTGGGCAAACAGGTGCAGAGAGGCTAGCTCGGCCGGTGCCATATCAAAAATATAGTCGACTTCGCGCTTCGGAATGACCAGCGTGTGGCCCTCCACCAGCGGCGTAATGTCTAGAAAGGCCAGATGATGCTCGTCCTCGGCCACCTTAAAAGCGGGCAGCTCGCCGGACACGATGCGGGAGAAAATGGAAGGCATGCGGTGAGTTTGTGAAGTGGTGAAGTTGCGAAAGATTATGTGCAGAATTCAGCCAAAGTACGCGGCAAAACGCAAAAGGGCGAAGCTGGTGGCTTCGCCCTTTCAGGTAGTTGATGAGATTCACTAACTCACCACTTCACCGCTAGCGGCTGATTTCCAGAATTTCGAACTGCAGCTTGCCAGCCGGCACCGTGATTTCGGCGGTATCGCCGGCCGATTTGCCCAGCAGACCTTTGCCGATGGGCGACTTTACGGAGATTTTACCGGCGGCCAGGTTGGCTTCTTCCTCGGCTACCAGCGTGTAGTCGAGCACCATGTTGTTCTTCAGGTTCTTGAGTTTCACTTTGCTCATGATGAGCACCTTGGTCAGGTCCAGGTTGGTCTCATCGAGCAGACGGGCGTTGCCGACCACTTCCTCCAGCTTGGAGATTTTCAGCTCCAACAACCCCTGGGCTTCCTTGGCGGCATCGTACTCGGCGTTTTCGCTCAGGTCACCCTTGTCGCGGGCTTCGCGCAGGTCGTCGGCAGCCTTGGCGCGGCCACGGATTTTGAGGTCCTGGAGCTCATCCTTCAGCTTCTGAAGACCTTCGGGAGTATAGTAGTTGATGGTAGACATGGTGGGGTGATGTAAGCTCAAAAAACAAGGAGAACGGCCAGCACGGCTGGCCGTTCTCCCCGGAACAGGTTTAGGCAAATATACGAAACGTTGGGGAAAGAGGCGACGGGGCGGAAAACTCGGCCTTCATCCTGAACACCGCGAAGGGCCTTGGCACATGAGAACAGCAGCCCCTATAACTACTTGTTCACGCGAAAGAAGATCCTTCGCGGCACTCAGACCTGACAGCTGAATTCAGGCCTGATTACTTCCCCAGGAACGTGCGCAGCTTCTCGGCCAGCACCCGGTTGATACGCTCGTAGCTCTGGAAGCTCCAGCCGCCCACATGGGGCGAGAGCACCACGTTCGGGGCCGTGCGCAGGTACTCATAACGCGCCTGTTGCTCGGGGTTCAGAGTGGTGAGCTTTTCGTTTTCGAGCACGTCGAGGGCGGCGCCGCGCAGCTGGCCGGTTTGCAGGCAGTGCACCACGGCGGCGTGGTCGAGCACCTCGCCCCGGGCTGTGTTCAGCAGCCACAGCGGCTGGCGGAAACCGGCCAGAAACCCCTCGTTCACTGCATGGTGGTTAGCGGCCGAATACGGAATGTGCAGGCTTAGCACCTCCGCGCGCTGTTGCAGCTCGGCCAGCGGCACCAGCGTGGCGTGGTGGTTGGGCTCCACGCGCGGGTCGTGGTCATGGGCCAGCACGGTGCAGTCGAAAGCCTGGAGGCGCCGGGCAAACGCCTTGCCCATGTGCCCGTAGCCCAGCAGCCCGATGGTTTTGCCCCCGATTTCCTCGCCCCGGTTGGCCTCCCGCCGCCACTGGCCCTGGCGCACCTCCTGGTCGGCGCGGGCAATGTTGCGGAACAGGGCCAGCAGCAGGCCCACGGCGTACTCGCCCACCGCGTCGCGGTTGCCCTCGGGGGCGTTGAGCAGGGTTACGCCGGCGGCGGCCAGGGCCTCCTCGTCAATATTATCAACGCCGGCCCCGGCCCGGCCCACGTAGCGCAGGTGCGGGCCGTGGGCCAGCAGCTCCCGCGTCACGCGCAGCTTGGAGCGCACCAGCAGCCCGTCGTAGGGATGCGCGGCCAGCGCAGCGGGCACGTCAGCCGCCTTCAGATCGGGTCGGTAGTGCAGCGTCACGCCCAGCGGCTCCAAGTATGCCGGCAGACTGGGGTGCATTTCGTCGATGACGAGGCAGAGGGACATTTTTTAATTAAAAATTGAGAATTAAAAATTAAAAGGGTCCGGTTTGATTGAGCGTAGTATCACCCGTCAGGCGCAGCAATTTTTCCATCAATTCTTTTCGGTCAAAAGGTCCCTCCTGTTTCTGCTTCGCATCTTCCCAAGAATGCACTTGCACCGGGTACACCACATAGAAGTCTGTGCCGGCTCGCGCCACTAGGTAATTACCACAAAGACGGGTATGGTACACAGCCTCTAACAAAGGCTGTGTACCATAATGATGTTCGTCCGCATACCAGTGTAGCGCAGTTCCAGCATCATCTATTGCGGCGGTATAGTAGCGCCCCGCTACGTGCGTAATTTTATCCTCATCCGGTATCAAACCCAGCACCCATTGACAGCTGCCCAGCAAGCCGACAGCCATCAGCAGTACCCCCGGAACAACAACCCTACATAGCCGCCTCATAGCCCCATTTTAAATTTTTAATTCTTTATTTTTAATTGATCCTCAACCCATTGCGTCAGCCCCACGAAATCGGCGACGCTGAGCTGCTCGGCGCGCTTGTCGAAGATGGGGTCGGTGGTGGCTTC containing:
- the greA gene encoding transcription elongation factor GreA, which encodes MSTINYYTPEGLQKLKDELQDLKIRGRAKAADDLREARDKGDLSENAEYDAAKEAQGLLELKISKLEEVVGNARLLDETNLDLTKVLIMSKVKLKNLKNNMVLDYTLVAEEEANLAAGKISVKSPIGKGLLGKSAGDTAEITVPAGKLQFEILEISR
- a CDS encoding NAD(P)-dependent oxidoreductase, with amino-acid sequence MSLCLVIDEMHPSLPAYLEPLGVTLHYRPDLKAADVPAALAAHPYDGLLVRSKLRVTRELLAHGPHLRYVGRAGAGVDNIDEEALAAAGVTLLNAPEGNRDAVGEYAVGLLLALFRNIARADQEVRQGQWRREANRGEEIGGKTIGLLGYGHMGKAFARRLQAFDCTVLAHDHDPRVEPNHHATLVPLAELQQRAEVLSLHIPYSAANHHAVNEGFLAGFRQPLWLLNTARGEVLDHAAVVHCLQTGQLRGAALDVLENEKLTTLNPEQQARYEYLRTAPNVVLSPHVGGWSFQSYERINRVLAEKLRTFLGK